CAGAATACGCAATTAAAATCCGCAAGAGCCTAGCAGCGGTTCCGGCAAAACTCGGCAGTGGCGGGGCTCTGCACCGGGTGGCGCAGCTGGCGCTGAGCTTGATGAGAGAGAATGAAAAGACATGAGTTTATTCAGCCGCATTGTTTCCTATAGCCGCCGTCACTGGTGGCGGATTCTGATAGCCGCAGTGGCCTCCATAGGTGTCGGGGCCATGGACGGTGCCTTTGCCTACCTGGTCGAACCGACCTTGAAAAAGATATTTGCCGGCAAGGACATGTTCATTTTCACCCTGTTGCCCGTTGCCATTATTTTCCTCTTTGCCTTGCGCGGCGCCTGCCGTTTTACCAATGACTACTTCATGCGCACTGCAGGCCAACTGGCAGTCCAGGATGTGCGCAATCAGATTTACCAGCGCAACATGGGACTTGGCCTTGGATTCTTCAACCGCAACCCGACCGGAGTTCTGATGTCGCGGGTCCTCAATGACGTGAGCATGATGCAGGAAGCAGTCGGCAATATCATCACCGGCCTCTTCCGCGATGGGTTTTCCGCCGTCTCGCTCCTGACGGTCATTTTTTACCGCAACTGGAAGCTGGCCCTAATTACCTTCATCGTCATTCCTCTTACGGTGCTGCCGGCGCAAAAGATTGGCCGGCGCATCAAGAATCTGGCCAAGCATGGTCAGGAAAAGATGGGTGAGATAGCCAGCGTTCTACAGGAGACCTTCTCCGGCATCAAGGTGATCAAGGCGTTTGGCCTGGAAGAACGGGAAATACAGAAATTTTTCGCCATAAACCGCCAATTCTACTTTTTTACTCGCAAGAATATTAAATACGAGGCGCTGTCTGCGCCGATCATGGAGATTATAACCTCTTTGGGCATTGCCGCCGTCATCTGGATCGGCGGCAACGACGTCATGCAGGGGAGGATGAGCGCCCCTGAGTTCTTCTCATTCATTACGGCGATGGTTCTGGTATATACGCCGATCAAGAGATTGATCAATGCGTACAATGCAATGCAGCGTTCACTTGGGGCTGCTGAACGGGTCTTCGAAATCATCGATGAGAAGCCTGAAATAGTGGATCGTCCGGATGCGGTTGAACTGGAGAGGGTTAGCGGCAATGTGGCGTTACAAGGAGTTTCCTTTCGGTATAACGACGATTACGTGTTGAGAAATGTCAACCTTGAGGCGCGCAAGGGGGAAGTGGTAGCCTTTGTCGGCCCGTCCGGCGGAGGTAAGACTACCCTGGTCTCCCTGATTTCCCGTTTTTACGATCCGACCGAGGGGGCTGTCCTCATGGACGGCAAAGATATCCGGCAATTCAAGCTGAAGAGTGTGCTCAGGCAGATCGCCCTGGTCGACCAGGAGACGATCCTGTTCAATGACACCCTGGCCAACAATATCCGTTACGGGATGACCGACGCCACCGACGCCCAGGTGGAGGCCGCTGCCAGAGCTGCCTTCGCCCATGATTTCATCATGGATATGCCCATGGGATATGAAACCGGCATCGGCGACCGGGGGGTCAGGTTGTCCGGGGGGCAGCGCCAACGGATCTGCATTGCCCGGGCTATTCTCAAGGATGCACCGATTCTCATCCTGGACGAGGCGACCAGTGCCCTTGATACCGAGAGCGAGCAGATGGTGCAGAATGCCCTCAATAACCTGATGGCCAACCGCACTACCTTCGTCATCGCCCATCGTCTTTCCACCATTCTCCATGCCGGCAAAATCGTAGTTCTGGACAAGGGTGAAATTGTCGAATCCGGCAACCATGAAGCCCTGCTGGCCCTTGGCGGCCTCTACTCGAAGCTTTATGAAATGCAGTTTCAGGACTGAGAAACGGTGATTGGTGATTGGTGATTGGTGATTGGTGAGGAGTGAGGAGTGAGGAGTGAGGAGTGAGGCGGGGACAATGAGAAAGCTGCAGTGGCGCCTGGAAACAGCGATCTTTATCCTGTTTTCTTTTGTCATTTCCCTGATCCCGAACAGGATTGCCATTTTCCTGGGGCAAATGCTGGGACGCCTGCTTTTCAATCTGCTGAAGCGGCGCCGGAAAATTGCCATTGACAATATCACCGCTACGCTTCCTTTTCTTCAGGGATGTGAAGGGTGGAACCCTGCCCACGGTACAGCTCAGGCAATTGCCAGGAGAACCTTCGAAAATCTTGGCAGGTCCCTGGTGGAGGATTGCAAAATATACCACGGCCGCGGCAGCCACATCATTAGTGCCGTTCAGTTCAGAGGGCTTGAACATTACGAGAACGCCCTGGCTAAGAATAAGGGAATTGCCTTTATTACCGCCCATTGCGGCAACTGGGAGGTCATGGCGTTATCATTCGGGGTTCGGATCAAGGAGCTGTCAGTGGTAGCCAGACGTCAGGATAATGCCTACCTTAACAATGTGCTGGAAAAAATCCGCAGCGGTTATGGGAACAGGGTCATTTACAAGCATGGGGCACTGAAGCCGATGATCGCCGAGTTCAGGAAGAACAATATTGTCGGTGTCCTCGTGGATCAGGCTGTTATGTCCAATGAAGGGGTGCTGGTGAAATTCCTTGGACGCAACTGCTGGACAACGAAACTACCCACCATCATATCCCGCAAAACCGGAGTCCCTCTGATTCCGGCATTCGTCCACCGGGAAGGGGACAGCCACGTGGTACAGTTCTATCCTGAGATTGAGCCTGACCTGGCGCAGGAAGGTGATGACGGTGTCCGGGCTGACACGGCGGCTCTTTTGTCCGTGCTCGAGGATTACATCGTCAGGTATCCCGATCAATGGTACTGGATACATAACCGCTGGAAGAGAGTTCCCTAACCCTCACCCTTGCCCTCTCCCAGGGGGAGAGGGCAAGGAGTACTCTCCCCCAGAGGGGGAGAGATAGAGAGAGGGCTGCCTGAGATATCCATGATCATTTTCCTTTATAACCTGCTGGCCGTTATATCCATCCCCTTTGTCGTATCCTACCACCTCTACCGCTCCATTTCCCGTGGCAGAAAAACGGCATTCACAGAACGTTTCGGCTTTATCCCGGCCTCCGAACTTAAGACACTTGCCGGTAGCGAGGTGATCTGGCTGCATGCGGTTTCGGTCGGGGAAACGATCGCCGCG
This region of Geotalea daltonii FRC-32 genomic DNA includes:
- the msbA gene encoding lipid A export permease/ATP-binding protein MsbA codes for the protein MSLFSRIVSYSRRHWWRILIAAVASIGVGAMDGAFAYLVEPTLKKIFAGKDMFIFTLLPVAIIFLFALRGACRFTNDYFMRTAGQLAVQDVRNQIYQRNMGLGLGFFNRNPTGVLMSRVLNDVSMMQEAVGNIITGLFRDGFSAVSLLTVIFYRNWKLALITFIVIPLTVLPAQKIGRRIKNLAKHGQEKMGEIASVLQETFSGIKVIKAFGLEEREIQKFFAINRQFYFFTRKNIKYEALSAPIMEIITSLGIAAVIWIGGNDVMQGRMSAPEFFSFITAMVLVYTPIKRLINAYNAMQRSLGAAERVFEIIDEKPEIVDRPDAVELERVSGNVALQGVSFRYNDDYVLRNVNLEARKGEVVAFVGPSGGGKTTLVSLISRFYDPTEGAVLMDGKDIRQFKLKSVLRQIALVDQETILFNDTLANNIRYGMTDATDAQVEAAARAAFAHDFIMDMPMGYETGIGDRGVRLSGGQRQRICIARAILKDAPILILDEATSALDTESEQMVQNALNNLMANRTTFVIAHRLSTILHAGKIVVLDKGEIVESGNHEALLALGGLYSKLYEMQFQD
- a CDS encoding lysophospholipid acyltransferase family protein — encoded protein: MRKLQWRLETAIFILFSFVISLIPNRIAIFLGQMLGRLLFNLLKRRRKIAIDNITATLPFLQGCEGWNPAHGTAQAIARRTFENLGRSLVEDCKIYHGRGSHIISAVQFRGLEHYENALAKNKGIAFITAHCGNWEVMALSFGVRIKELSVVARRQDNAYLNNVLEKIRSGYGNRVIYKHGALKPMIAEFRKNNIVGVLVDQAVMSNEGVLVKFLGRNCWTTKLPTIISRKTGVPLIPAFVHREGDSHVVQFYPEIEPDLAQEGDDGVRADTAALLSVLEDYIVRYPDQWYWIHNRWKRVP